One window of the Populus trichocarpa isolate Nisqually-1 chromosome 9, P.trichocarpa_v4.1, whole genome shotgun sequence genome contains the following:
- the LOC18102123 gene encoding pollen-specific leucine-rich repeat extensin-like protein 4 isoform X1 has translation MAEPLRVLGCFFFFSFLLSSFSNFSLALTDAEASSIARRQLLTLHENGELPDDFEYEVDVKETFANQRLRRAYIGLQAWKKAMYSDPFNTTGNWVGADVCAYNGVFCAPALDDSGLSVMAGVDLNGADIAGYLPAELGLLTDVALFHINSNRFCGIIPKSFSKLTLMYEFDVSNNRFVGDFPSVVLTLPSLKYLDIRFNDFEGSLPPELFNKDLDALFLNDNRFTSTIPETIGNSPVSVVTFANNKFTGCIPHSIGKMTNLNEVIFMGNDLGGCFPAEIGLLGNVTVFDASHNGFTGILPSSFAGLKKVELLDLADNKLTGFVPENICRLSSLTNFTFSYNYFKGEAQACVPPSRKDTVLDDTSNCLSDRPKQKSARTCYPVVSRPVDCSKDKCSGGGGSSNPHPKPQPTPPTPEHKQIPSPPKSTSTPTPSSPIPAPQTPELPKPEPKLPLAPVEPISPSTPEVSLPPSLSISPSTPEISSPPSSSSPSTPSSDPYNPGPGGHGETLPSPKSAPSPNPFNNSPVGHNETPPSPESAPSPDPFNNSPDGHNETPLSPESAPSPNPFNNSPDGHDETPLSPESAPSQSPESAPSPDPFNNSPDGHDETPQSSESALSPDPFNNSPDGHDEIPPSPEPSPDPFNNSPNGHDETPTSPESAQSPDPFNNSPIGHDKTPPPSSEISIPPSPLISPPTSEKHIPPSSEFAPSPDSYNLRPGGHDDTPPSPKSAPSPDSFDNSSIRHDKTPPPSSEIAIPPSSSFSPSTSEKPMPPSPNSTPSPNSYNLELGGHYGPPPSLMPSVKPETPEPSPQPEIPIVNHHSPLPLVHSPPLQPETPIVNHHSPQLLVHSPPPSSQSLPPLVYSLPPPAHSPPPSIHFPPPPVHSPPPPPVHSPPPPIYSPPPLVYSPPPPVHSPPPPVHSPPPPVQSFPPPVHSPPPPVHSPPPPPVYSPPPPVHSPPPPVYSPPPLVQSPPPPVHSPPPPLHSPPPPPVYSPPPPVHSPPPPVHSPPPPIQSPPPPVHSPPPPPIHSPPPPVQSLPPPPVNSPLPPVHSPPPPVHSPTSPIHSHPPPVNSPPPPVQSLPPPPVNSPPPPVHSPTPPIHSPSPPLHSPPPPIRSPPPPVFSPPPVIVSPPPPPPEEDFILPPNLGFQYASPPPPTFPGY, from the coding sequence ATGGCTGAACCTCTCAGAGTCTTGggctgctttttctttttttcctttctcttatcTTCTTTCTCAAACTTCTCTCTTGCCTTAACTGATGCTGAAGCATCTTCTATTGCTCGTCGCCAGCTATTGACATTACATGAAAATGGTGAACTTCCAGATGATTTTGAGTATGAGGTGGATGTGAAAGAAACCTTTGCAAACCAAAGGCTCAGGAGGGCATATATTGGTCTCCAGGCCTGGAAAAAGGCAATGTACTCCGACCCGTTTAATACAACTGGCAATTGGGTTGGCGCCGATGTGTGTGCTTATAATGGTGTGTTTTGTGCACCGGCTCTTGACGACTCTGGTCTAAGCGTTATGGCAGGTGTTGATCTTAACGGTGCTGATATTGCTGGGTACCTTCCAGCTGAATTGGGGCTTTTGACAGATGTTGCATTGTTCCACATTAACTCTAACAGGTTTTGTGGAATCATCCCCAAGAGCTTTTCCAAGCTCACACTCATGTACGAGTTTGATGTCAGCAACAACCGCTTTGTTGGTGACTTCCCTTCTGTTGTTTTAACCTTGCCAAGCCTCAAGTATCTTGACATCAGATTCAATGATTTCGAAGGTAGTTTGCCTCCAGAACTCTTCAACAAGGACCTCGATGCTTTGTTCTTGAATGACAACCGGTTCACATCCACCATTCCGGAGACAATAGGCAACTCCCCAGTTTCTGTAGTCACATTTGCGAACAACAAATTCACTGGCTGCATTCCACACAGCATCGGCAAGATGACCAACTTGAACGAGGTCATCTTTATGGGCAATGATCTTGGTGGTTGCTTCCCAGCAGAAATTGGGCTGCTTGGTAATGTGACTGTGTTTGATGCCAGCCACAATGGGTTCACAGGAATCTTGCCGTCCAGCTTTGCAGGGCTAAAGAAGGTTGAACTCTTGGATCTTGCAGACAACAAGCTGACAGGATTTGTGCCTGAGAACATTTGTAGGTTGTCAAGCTTGACGAACTTCACATTCTCGTATAACTACTTCAAGGGGGAGGCTCAAGCTTGCGTGCCTCCATCAAGGAAGGACACCGTGTTGGATGATACCAGCAATTGCCTGTCTGACAGGCCAAAGCAGAAGTCAGCCAGGACATGTTACCCAGTGGTGAGCCGACCTGTGGATTGCAGCAAGGACAAGTGTTCTGGAGGAGGAGGTTCTTCAAACCCCCATCCAAAACCACAACCCACACCACCTACTCCAGAACATAAACAAATCCCATCTCCACCTAAATCTACTTCTACTCCAACACCATCATCACCAATCCCTGCCCCTCAAACACCAGAATTACCAAAACCAGAACCTAAGTTACCGCTGGCTCCAGTTGAACCAATTAGTCCATCAACACCAGAGGTATCCTTACCACCATCTTTATCAATTAGTCCTTCAACTCCGGAGATATCCTCACCACCATCTTCATCAAGTCCATCTACCCCATCATCTGACCCATACAATCCAGGACCTGGTGGGCATGGCGAGACACTGCCATCACCAAAATCTGCACCGTCACCCAATCCATTTAATAATTCACCAGTTGGGCACAATGAGACACCACCATCACCGGAGTCTGCACCGTCACCCGATCCATTCAATAATTCACCAGATGGGCATAACGAGACACCGCTATCACCGGAGTCTGCACCGTCACCCAATCCATTCAATAATTCACCAGATGGGCACGACGAGACACCGCTATCACCGGAGTCTGCACCGTCACAATCACCGGAGTCTGCACCGTCACCCGATCCATTTAATAATTCACCAGATGGGCACGATGAGACACCACAATCATCGGAGTCTGCACTGTCACCCGATCCATTCAATAATTCACCAGATGGGCACGACGAGATACCACCATCACCAGAGCCGTCACCGGATCCATTTAATAATTCACCGAATGGGCATGATGAGACACCAACATCACCAGAGTCCGCACAATCACCTGATCCATTTAATAATTCACCAATTGGGCACGACAAgacaccaccaccatcatctgAGATATCTATACCACCATCACCCTTAATTAGTCCACCAACATCGGAGAAACATATACCACCATCATCAGAGTTTGCTCCATCACCTGATTCATATAATTTACGACCTGGTGGGCATGACGATACACCACCATCACCAAAATCTGCACCGTCACCTGATTCATTTGATAATTCATCAATTAGGCATGACAAgacaccaccaccatcatctgAGATTGCTATACCACCATCATCCTCATTTAGTCCATCAACTTCAGAGAAACCCATGCCTCCATCACCTAATTCTACACCATCACCTAATTCATATAACCTAGAACTTGGTGGGCATTATGGACCACCACCATCACTAATGCCTTCAGTAAAGCCCGAGACACCAGAACCATCACCACAACCAGAAATACCAATAGTAAATCATCATTCTCCTTTACCTTTGGTTCACTCACCTCCACTACAACCAGAAACACCAATTGTAAATCATCACTCTCCTCAACTTCTAGTTCACTCACCTCCACCATCATCACAATCCCTACCCCCTCTAGTCTATTCACTTCCACCACCAGCACATTCACCCCCACCATCAATTCATTTCCCACCACCACCTGTACACTCTCCCCCACCACCCCCTGTgcattcaccaccaccacctatCTATTCCCCTCCACCACTAGTTTACTCTCCCCCTCCGCCAGTACATTCACCGCCACCACCAGTGCACTCTCCCCCACCGCCAGTACAATCATTCCCACCACCAGTGCACTCTCCCCCACCACCTGTACACTCACCCCCTCCACCACCAGTTTACTCTCCCCCTCCGCCAGTACATTCACCGCCACCACCAGTGTACTCTCCCCCACCGCTGGTACAATCACCCCCACCACCAGTGCACTCTCCCCCACCACCTTTACACTCACCCCCTCCACCACCAGTTTACTCTCCCCCTCCGCCAGTACATTCACCGCCACCACCAGTGCACTCTCCCCCACCGCCGATACAATCACCCCCACCACCAGTGCACTCACCCCCTCCACCACCTATACACTCACCCCCGCCACCCGTGCAATCTCTCCCTCCACCACCTGTAAACTCACCCCTGCCACCCGTGCACTCCCCACCACCACCGGTTCATTCTCCTACATCACCCATACACTCCCATCCACCACCTGTAAACTCACCCCCGCCACCCGTGCAGTCTCTCCCTCCACCACCCGTAAACTCCCCCCCACCACCAGTTCATTCTCCTACACCACCCATACACTCCCCTTCACCACCACTTCactctccaccaccaccaattAGATCACCTCCACCTCCAGTTTTCTCTCCACCACCAGTAATTGTatctcctcctccacctcccCCGGAAGAAGACTTCATCCTTCCACCAAACCTCGGATTCCAATATGCATCACCACCTCCACCAACGTTCCCAGGCTACTAA
- the LOC18102123 gene encoding pollen-specific leucine-rich repeat extensin-like protein 1 isoform X2, which translates to MAEPLRVLGCFFFFSFLLSSFSNFSLALTDAEASSIARRQLLTLHENGELPDDFEYEVDVKETFANQRLRRAYIGLQAWKKAMYSDPFNTTGNWVGADVCAYNGVFCAPALDDSGLSVMAGVDLNGADIAGYLPAELGLLTDVALFHINSNRFCGIIPKSFSKLTLMYEFDVSNNRFVGDFPSVVLTLPSLKYLDIRFNDFEGSLPPELFNKDLDALFLNDNRFTSTIPETIGNSPVSVVTFANNKFTGCIPHSIGKMTNLNEVIFMGNDLGGCFPAEIGLLGNVTVFDASHNGFTGILPSSFAGLKKVELLDLADNKLTGFVPENICRLSSLTNFTFSYNYFKGEAQACVPPSRKDTVLDDTSNCLSDRPKQKSARTCYPVVSRPVDCSKDKCSGGGGSSNPHPKPQPTPPTPEHKQIPSPPKSTSTPTPSSPIPAPQTPELPKPEPKLPLAPVEPISPSTPEVSLPPSLSISPSTPEISSPPSSSSPSTPSSDPYNPGPGGHGETLPSPKSAPSPNPFNNSPVGHNETPPSPESAPSPDPFNNSPDGHNETPLSPESAPSPNPFNNSPDGHDETPLSPESAPSQSPESAPSPDPFNNSPDGHDETPQSSESALSPDPFNNSPDGHDEIPPSPEPSPDPFNNSPNGHDETPTSPESAQSPDPFNNSPIGHDKTPPPSSEISIPPSPLISPPTSEKHIPPSSEFAPSPDSYNLRPGGHDDTPPSPKSAPSPDSFDNSSIRHDKTPPPSSEIAIPPSSSFSPSTSEKPMPPSPNSTPSPNSYNLELGGHYGPPPSLMPSVKPETPEPSPQPEIPIVNHHSPLPLVHSPPLQPETPIVNHHSPQLLVHSPPPSSQSLPPLVYSLPPPAHSPPPSIHFPPPPVHSPPPPPVHSPPPPIYSPPPLVYSPPPPVHSPPPPVHSPPPPVQSFPPPVHSPPPPLHSPPPPPVYSPPPPVHSPPPPVHSPPPPIQSPPPPVHSPPPPPIHSPPPPVQSLPPPPVNSPLPPVHSPPPPVHSPTSPIHSHPPPVNSPPPPVQSLPPPPVNSPPPPVHSPTPPIHSPSPPLHSPPPPIRSPPPPVFSPPPVIVSPPPPPPEEDFILPPNLGFQYASPPPPTFPGY; encoded by the exons ATGGCTGAACCTCTCAGAGTCTTGggctgctttttctttttttcctttctcttatcTTCTTTCTCAAACTTCTCTCTTGCCTTAACTGATGCTGAAGCATCTTCTATTGCTCGTCGCCAGCTATTGACATTACATGAAAATGGTGAACTTCCAGATGATTTTGAGTATGAGGTGGATGTGAAAGAAACCTTTGCAAACCAAAGGCTCAGGAGGGCATATATTGGTCTCCAGGCCTGGAAAAAGGCAATGTACTCCGACCCGTTTAATACAACTGGCAATTGGGTTGGCGCCGATGTGTGTGCTTATAATGGTGTGTTTTGTGCACCGGCTCTTGACGACTCTGGTCTAAGCGTTATGGCAGGTGTTGATCTTAACGGTGCTGATATTGCTGGGTACCTTCCAGCTGAATTGGGGCTTTTGACAGATGTTGCATTGTTCCACATTAACTCTAACAGGTTTTGTGGAATCATCCCCAAGAGCTTTTCCAAGCTCACACTCATGTACGAGTTTGATGTCAGCAACAACCGCTTTGTTGGTGACTTCCCTTCTGTTGTTTTAACCTTGCCAAGCCTCAAGTATCTTGACATCAGATTCAATGATTTCGAAGGTAGTTTGCCTCCAGAACTCTTCAACAAGGACCTCGATGCTTTGTTCTTGAATGACAACCGGTTCACATCCACCATTCCGGAGACAATAGGCAACTCCCCAGTTTCTGTAGTCACATTTGCGAACAACAAATTCACTGGCTGCATTCCACACAGCATCGGCAAGATGACCAACTTGAACGAGGTCATCTTTATGGGCAATGATCTTGGTGGTTGCTTCCCAGCAGAAATTGGGCTGCTTGGTAATGTGACTGTGTTTGATGCCAGCCACAATGGGTTCACAGGAATCTTGCCGTCCAGCTTTGCAGGGCTAAAGAAGGTTGAACTCTTGGATCTTGCAGACAACAAGCTGACAGGATTTGTGCCTGAGAACATTTGTAGGTTGTCAAGCTTGACGAACTTCACATTCTCGTATAACTACTTCAAGGGGGAGGCTCAAGCTTGCGTGCCTCCATCAAGGAAGGACACCGTGTTGGATGATACCAGCAATTGCCTGTCTGACAGGCCAAAGCAGAAGTCAGCCAGGACATGTTACCCAGTGGTGAGCCGACCTGTGGATTGCAGCAAGGACAAGTGTTCTGGAGGAGGAGGTTCTTCAAACCCCCATCCAAAACCACAACCCACACCACCTACTCCAGAACATAAACAAATCCCATCTCCACCTAAATCTACTTCTACTCCAACACCATCATCACCAATCCCTGCCCCTCAAACACCAGAATTACCAAAACCAGAACCTAAGTTACCGCTGGCTCCAGTTGAACCAATTAGTCCATCAACACCAGAGGTATCCTTACCACCATCTTTATCAATTAGTCCTTCAACTCCGGAGATATCCTCACCACCATCTTCATCAAGTCCATCTACCCCATCATCTGACCCATACAATCCAGGACCTGGTGGGCATGGCGAGACACTGCCATCACCAAAATCTGCACCGTCACCCAATCCATTTAATAATTCACCAGTTGGGCACAATGAGACACCACCATCACCGGAGTCTGCACCGTCACCCGATCCATTCAATAATTCACCAGATGGGCATAACGAGACACCGCTATCACCGGAGTCTGCACCGTCACCCAATCCATTCAATAATTCACCAGATGGGCACGACGAGACACCGCTATCACCGGAGTCTGCACCGTCACAATCACCGGAGTCTGCACCGTCACCCGATCCATTTAATAATTCACCAGATGGGCACGATGAGACACCACAATCATCGGAGTCTGCACTGTCACCCGATCCATTCAATAATTCACCAGATGGGCACGACGAGATACCACCATCACCAGAGCCGTCACCGGATCCATTTAATAATTCACCGAATGGGCATGATGAGACACCAACATCACCAGAGTCCGCACAATCACCTGATCCATTTAATAATTCACCAATTGGGCACGACAAgacaccaccaccatcatctgAGATATCTATACCACCATCACCCTTAATTAGTCCACCAACATCGGAGAAACATATACCACCATCATCAGAGTTTGCTCCATCACCTGATTCATATAATTTACGACCTGGTGGGCATGACGATACACCACCATCACCAAAATCTGCACCGTCACCTGATTCATTTGATAATTCATCAATTAGGCATGACAAgacaccaccaccatcatctgAGATTGCTATACCACCATCATCCTCATTTAGTCCATCAACTTCAGAGAAACCCATGCCTCCATCACCTAATTCTACACCATCACCTAATTCATATAACCTAGAACTTGGTGGGCATTATGGACCACCACCATCACTAATGCCTTCAGTAAAGCCCGAGACACCAGAACCATCACCACAACCAGAAATACCAATAGTAAATCATCATTCTCCTTTACCTTTGGTTCACTCACCTCCACTACAACCAGAAACACCAATTGTAAATCATCACTCTCCTCAACTTCTAGTTCACTCACCTCCACCATCATCACAATCCCTACCCCCTCTAGTCTATTCACTTCCACCACCAGCACATTCACCCCCACCATCAATTCATTTCCCACCACCACCTGTACACTCTCCCCCACCACCCCCTGTgcattcaccaccaccacctatCTATTCCCCTCCACCACTAGTTTACTCTCCCCCTCCGCCAGTACATTCACCGCCACCACCAGTGCACTCTCCCCCACCGCCAGTACAATCATTCCCACCACCAGTGCACTCTCCCCCACCAC CTTTACACTCACCCCCTCCACCACCAGTTTACTCTCCCCCTCCGCCAGTACATTCACCGCCACCACCAGTGCACTCTCCCCCACCGCCGATACAATCACCCCCACCACCAGTGCACTCACCCCCTCCACCACCTATACACTCACCCCCGCCACCCGTGCAATCTCTCCCTCCACCACCTGTAAACTCACCCCTGCCACCCGTGCACTCCCCACCACCACCGGTTCATTCTCCTACATCACCCATACACTCCCATCCACCACCTGTAAACTCACCCCCGCCACCCGTGCAGTCTCTCCCTCCACCACCCGTAAACTCCCCCCCACCACCAGTTCATTCTCCTACACCACCCATACACTCCCCTTCACCACCACTTCactctccaccaccaccaattAGATCACCTCCACCTCCAGTTTTCTCTCCACCACCAGTAATTGTatctcctcctccacctcccCCGGAAGAAGACTTCATCCTTCCACCAAACCTCGGATTCCAATATGCATCACCACCTCCACCAACGTTCCCAGGCTACTAA
- the LOC18102123 gene encoding pollen-specific leucine-rich repeat extensin-like protein 3 isoform X3, with product MAEPLRVLGCFFFFSFLLSSFSNFSLALTDAEASSIARRQLLTLHENGELPDDFEYEVDVKETFANQRLRRAYIGLQAWKKAMYSDPFNTTGNWVGADVCAYNGVFCAPALDDSGLSVMAGVDLNGADIAGYLPAELGLLTDVALFHINSNRFCGIIPKSFSKLTLMYEFDVSNNRFVGDFPSVVLTLPSLKYLDIRFNDFEGSLPPELFNKDLDALFLNDNRFTSTIPETIGNSPVSVVTFANNKFTGCIPHSIGKMTNLNEVIFMGNDLGGCFPAEIGLLGNVTVFDASHNGFTGILPSSFAGLKKVELLDLADNKLTGFVPENICRLSSLTNFTFSYNYFKGEAQACVPPSRKDTVLDDTSNCLSDRPKQKSARTCYPVVSRPVDCSKDKCSGGGGSSNPHPKPQPTPPTPEHKQIPSPPKSTSTPTPSSPIPAPQTPELPKPEPKLPLAPVEPISPSTPEVSLPPSLSISPSTPEISSPPSSSSPSTPSSDPYNPGPGGHDDTPPSPKSAPSPDSFDNSSIRHDKTPPPSSEIAIPPSSSFSPSTSEKPMPPSPNSTPSPNSYNLELGGHYGPPPSLMPSVKPETPEPSPQPEIPIVNHHSPLPLVHSPPLQPETPIVNHHSPQLLVHSPPPSSQSLPPLVYSLPPPAHSPPPSIHFPPPPVHSPPPPPVHSPPPPIYSPPPLVYSPPPPVHSPPPPVHSPPPPVQSFPPPVHSPPPPVHSPPPPPVYSPPPPVHSPPPPVYSPPPLVQSPPPPVHSPPPPLHSPPPPPVYSPPPPVHSPPPPVHSPPPPIQSPPPPVHSPPPPPIHSPPPPVQSLPPPPVNSPLPPVHSPPPPVHSPTSPIHSHPPPVNSPPPPVQSLPPPPVNSPPPPVHSPTPPIHSPSPPLHSPPPPIRSPPPPVFSPPPVIVSPPPPPPEEDFILPPNLGFQYASPPPPTFPGY from the exons ATGGCTGAACCTCTCAGAGTCTTGggctgctttttctttttttcctttctcttatcTTCTTTCTCAAACTTCTCTCTTGCCTTAACTGATGCTGAAGCATCTTCTATTGCTCGTCGCCAGCTATTGACATTACATGAAAATGGTGAACTTCCAGATGATTTTGAGTATGAGGTGGATGTGAAAGAAACCTTTGCAAACCAAAGGCTCAGGAGGGCATATATTGGTCTCCAGGCCTGGAAAAAGGCAATGTACTCCGACCCGTTTAATACAACTGGCAATTGGGTTGGCGCCGATGTGTGTGCTTATAATGGTGTGTTTTGTGCACCGGCTCTTGACGACTCTGGTCTAAGCGTTATGGCAGGTGTTGATCTTAACGGTGCTGATATTGCTGGGTACCTTCCAGCTGAATTGGGGCTTTTGACAGATGTTGCATTGTTCCACATTAACTCTAACAGGTTTTGTGGAATCATCCCCAAGAGCTTTTCCAAGCTCACACTCATGTACGAGTTTGATGTCAGCAACAACCGCTTTGTTGGTGACTTCCCTTCTGTTGTTTTAACCTTGCCAAGCCTCAAGTATCTTGACATCAGATTCAATGATTTCGAAGGTAGTTTGCCTCCAGAACTCTTCAACAAGGACCTCGATGCTTTGTTCTTGAATGACAACCGGTTCACATCCACCATTCCGGAGACAATAGGCAACTCCCCAGTTTCTGTAGTCACATTTGCGAACAACAAATTCACTGGCTGCATTCCACACAGCATCGGCAAGATGACCAACTTGAACGAGGTCATCTTTATGGGCAATGATCTTGGTGGTTGCTTCCCAGCAGAAATTGGGCTGCTTGGTAATGTGACTGTGTTTGATGCCAGCCACAATGGGTTCACAGGAATCTTGCCGTCCAGCTTTGCAGGGCTAAAGAAGGTTGAACTCTTGGATCTTGCAGACAACAAGCTGACAGGATTTGTGCCTGAGAACATTTGTAGGTTGTCAAGCTTGACGAACTTCACATTCTCGTATAACTACTTCAAGGGGGAGGCTCAAGCTTGCGTGCCTCCATCAAGGAAGGACACCGTGTTGGATGATACCAGCAATTGCCTGTCTGACAGGCCAAAGCAGAAGTCAGCCAGGACATGTTACCCAGTGGTGAGCCGACCTGTGGATTGCAGCAAGGACAAGTGTTCTGGAGGAGGAGGTTCTTCAAACCCCCATCCAAAACCACAACCCACACCACCTACTCCAGAACATAAACAAATCCCATCTCCACCTAAATCTACTTCTACTCCAACACCATCATCACCAATCCCTGCCCCTCAAACACCAGAATTACCAAAACCAGAACCTAAGTTACCGCTGGCTCCAGTTGAACCAATTAGTCCATCAACACCAGAGGTATCCTTACCACCATCTTTATCAATTAGTCCTTCAACTCCGGAGATATCCTCACCACCATCTTCATCAAGTCCATCTACCCCATCATCTGACCCATACAATCCAGGAC CTGGTGGGCATGACGATACACCACCATCACCAAAATCTGCACCGTCACCTGATTCATTTGATAATTCATCAATTAGGCATGACAAgacaccaccaccatcatctgAGATTGCTATACCACCATCATCCTCATTTAGTCCATCAACTTCAGAGAAACCCATGCCTCCATCACCTAATTCTACACCATCACCTAATTCATATAACCTAGAACTTGGTGGGCATTATGGACCACCACCATCACTAATGCCTTCAGTAAAGCCCGAGACACCAGAACCATCACCACAACCAGAAATACCAATAGTAAATCATCATTCTCCTTTACCTTTGGTTCACTCACCTCCACTACAACCAGAAACACCAATTGTAAATCATCACTCTCCTCAACTTCTAGTTCACTCACCTCCACCATCATCACAATCCCTACCCCCTCTAGTCTATTCACTTCCACCACCAGCACATTCACCCCCACCATCAATTCATTTCCCACCACCACCTGTACACTCTCCCCCACCACCCCCTGTgcattcaccaccaccacctatCTATTCCCCTCCACCACTAGTTTACTCTCCCCCTCCGCCAGTACATTCACCGCCACCACCAGTGCACTCTCCCCCACCGCCAGTACAATCATTCCCACCACCAGTGCACTCTCCCCCACCACCTGTACACTCACCCCCTCCACCACCAGTTTACTCTCCCCCTCCGCCAGTACATTCACCGCCACCACCAGTGTACTCTCCCCCACCGCTGGTACAATCACCCCCACCACCAGTGCACTCTCCCCCACCACCTTTACACTCACCCCCTCCACCACCAGTTTACTCTCCCCCTCCGCCAGTACATTCACCGCCACCACCAGTGCACTCTCCCCCACCGCCGATACAATCACCCCCACCACCAGTGCACTCACCCCCTCCACCACCTATACACTCACCCCCGCCACCCGTGCAATCTCTCCCTCCACCACCTGTAAACTCACCCCTGCCACCCGTGCACTCCCCACCACCACCGGTTCATTCTCCTACATCACCCATACACTCCCATCCACCACCTGTAAACTCACCCCCGCCACCCGTGCAGTCTCTCCCTCCACCACCCGTAAACTCCCCCCCACCACCAGTTCATTCTCCTACACCACCCATACACTCCCCTTCACCACCACTTCactctccaccaccaccaattAGATCACCTCCACCTCCAGTTTTCTCTCCACCACCAGTAATTGTatctcctcctccacctcccCCGGAAGAAGACTTCATCCTTCCACCAAACCTCGGATTCCAATATGCATCACCACCTCCACCAACGTTCCCAGGCTACTAA
- the LOC7457513 gene encoding CCG-binding protein 1, protein MIKSLLLRSFPSPLLIEARDVNRSSKRVVSSTITCSSSRSDDALNIPKLDPFSRTKIERAVKSLPLIQKSENELADYCSTLEGDDSYSCWRAYFELKDLERESPKEDVVRLIIQSGGVKSLIGCLHGISSMNKGKKKAFSMAAPPNVMKERERLCPIPDGLPKSLQELEEEERARMPDSPFTRMLRTKGRFPAWYSPAPDHETD, encoded by the exons ATGATAAAATCACTTCTCTTACGTTCATTTCCATCTCCTTTACTCATAGAGGCCCGAGATGTTAATCGTTCAAGCAAGAGAGTTGTTTCTTCTACCATTACTTGTTCTTCTTCAAGAAGCGATGATGCTTTAAATATTCCTAAACTCGATCCCTTTAGCCGAACCAAGATTGAGCGAGCTGTTAAGTCACTACCCCTGATTCAAAAATCCGAGAACGAACTTGCTG ATTATTGTTCAACCCTTGAAGGGGATGATTCTTATAGCTGCTGGAGAGCTTATTTTGAACTGAAAGATCTTGAA AGAGAGTCACCGAAAGAGGATGTAGTGAGGCTAATTATCCAATCTGGTGGTGTTAAGTCATTAATTGGGTGCTTACATGGAATTTCATCAATGaacaaagggaaaaagaaagctttCAGTATGGCGGCACCACCGAATGtgatgaaagaaagagagagactgTGTCCAATACCAGATGGTTTGCCAAAATCGCTGCAGGAGCTTGAAGAGGAAGAAAGAGCTAGAATGCCGGATTCACCATTTACTAGAATGCTTAGAACTAAAGGAAGGTTCCCTGCTTGGTACTCTCCTGCTCCGGACCACGAAACAGATTGA